Proteins encoded together in one Lathyrus oleraceus cultivar Zhongwan6 chromosome 5, CAAS_Psat_ZW6_1.0, whole genome shotgun sequence window:
- the LOC127084951 gene encoding protein FAR1-RELATED SEQUENCE 5 — protein MNFNNKKSLQDSNQIHKIVEDATSEVLKEPNWPMNLAICQWVNTEKVSAMELVCEIKKQIMIQCPSIQYLSMVLLETCFKNYDTTLSKVTEEVVLDYMVRIIYDLQTVDTNCNKALIIIKAWRESTIELHSSSVFEFEETSISNSLKNMNDNNEGNEVQNSDENVSNIFSHNDHIAIEPHNTYPYVGLEFDSLEDVKNFYREFAKKEGFGIRTRSSKHNSCILVCSNVGKHIINNICNEESIAIKSKREKRCSTLMIGCKTTLVTSKAHKSAKYLRCHKKISGAAKNLVKKFDQEGLPTGKVVALFNNQDSTFSNRDCWNYLTDLRSRNLDVGDAQSVFNFCKQK, from the exons ATGAACTTTAACAATAAAAAGTCTCTCCAAGATTCAAACCAAATTCATAAGATTGTGGAGGATGCAACCTCTGAGGTTCTTAAAGAACCTAATTGGCCTATGAATCTCGCCATCTGCCAATGGGTCAACACTGAGAAGGTCAGCGCCATGGAATTGGTCTGTGAAATAAAGAAACAAATTATGATTCAATGTCCTTCAATTCAGTATCTATCTATGGTTTTATTAGAAACATGTTTTAAGAACTATGACACTACATTATCAAAGGTAACTGAAGAAGTGGTTCTTGATTATATGGTGAGGATTATTTATGATCTTCAAACTGTTGATACAAACTGCAACAAAGCTTTGATCATTATTAAAGCATGGAGAGAGTCAACTATTGAATTGCATAGCTCCTCTGTGTTTGAGTTTGAAGAAACGTCAATTTCCAATTCTTTGAAAAACATGAATGATAACAATGAG GGCAATGAGGTTCAAAATAGTGATGAAAATGTGTCAAATATTTTTTCACACAATGATCATATTGCCATTGAGCCTCATAACACTTATCCGTATGTTGGATTGGAATTTGACTCTCTCGAGGATGTTAAAAATTTCTACAGAGAATTCGCTAAGAAAGAAGGATTTGGAATTCGTACGCGTTCAAGTAAGCACAATTCATGCATACTTGTGTGCTCTAATGTTGGAAAACATATAATCAATAATATATGTAATGAAGAAAGTATTGCAATCAAAAGTAAACGTGAGAAAAGGTGTTCGACTTTGATGATTGGTTGTAAGACTACACTTGTTACTTCAAAGGCACACAAGAGTGCGAAATATCTTAGATGTCATAAGAAAATAAGTGGCGCTGCAAAGAACCTTGTTAAAAAGTTTGATCAAGAGGGGTTGCCAACAGGAAAAGTTGTTGCATTATTTAACAATCAGGATTCAACCTTCTCTAATAGAGATTGTTGGAATTATCTTACGGATCTTCGATCTCGAAATTTAGATGTTGGAGATGCTCAAAGTGTATTTAACTTTTGTAAGCAAAAATAG
- the LOC127084954 gene encoding zinc finger protein GIS2 has translation MSSDSRSRSRSRSPGIRKIRSDRHSYRDAPYRRDSSRGFSRDNLCKNCKRPGHYARECPNVAVCHNCGLPGHIASECSTKSVCWNCKEPGHMASSCPNEGICHTCGKTGHRARECSAPAMPPGDLRLCHNCYKQGHIAVECTNEKACNNCRKTGHLARDCPNDPICNVCNVSGHVARQCPKSNIIGDHSGRGSFRGAGGAGGGGYRDVVCRNCQQLGHMSRDCMGPLMICHNCGGRGHLAYECPSGRFVDRYPSDRYPSRRY, from the exons ATGAGTTCAGACAGCCGAAGCAGGAGTAGGAGTCGTAGCCCAGGGATCCGTAAGATTCGCTCTGATCGACATTCCTATCGTGATGCTCCTTACAGGAGAGATTCGAGTCGGGGTTTCAG CCGGGACAATTTGTGCAAGAACTGCAAGAGGCCTGGTCACTATGCTAGAGAATGCCCTAATGTTGCAGTTTGCCACAACTGTGGCCTTCCTGG GCACATTGCTTCTGAATGCTCCACAAAATCAGTGTGCTGGAATTGCAAAGAACCTGGCCACATGGCCAGCAGTTGTCCAAATGAGGGCATTTGCCACACCTGTGGTAAAACTGGCCACCGCGCCAGGGAGTGCTCAGCTCCAGCAATGCCTCCAGGGGACTTAAGGTTGTGCCATAACTGTTATAAGCAGGGCCACATTGCTGTTGAATGCACGAATGAGAAGGCTTGCAATAACTGTAGGAAAACAGGGCACTTGGCACGTGATTGTCCAAATGACCCAATTTGCAATGTCTGCAATGTTTCTGGACATGTGGCTAGACAATGTCCAAAATCAAACATTATTGGAGATCACAGTGGCAGAGGAAGCTTCCGTGGTGCTGGTGGAGCGGGTGGTGGTGGTTACCGTGATGTTGTGTGCAGGAACTGTCAACAGTTGGGTCATATGAGCCGTGACTGCATGGGCCCATTGATGATTTGTCACAATTGTGGAGGCCGTGGTCACTTGGCATATGAGTGTCCTTCAGGTCGCTTTGTAGATCGCTACCCTAGCGATCGCTACCCTAGTAGGAGGTACTAA